From a region of the Thermococcus sp. 21S7 genome:
- a CDS encoding PIN domain-containing protein, with amino-acid sequence MKGTSEIIEKPELQILLNVLGDIRVGYPLYGLSLLRAEPAETGYRVELTVKRREFNERVPEHLSHELPTWTDFYECFISAGIVRYANIDEFVQNLELYERLKKGVAFAPDTNLFYHRFISGFKPLDRYQIVVAEGVKKEIENAMNYKYRHRELEEIRREVRNGSLLREFSNRRTKRSRKAAYIALKEFERLKDRIIIAESIKEQAHNNDEIIVKSLKHYDNMTPTLLVFLTADIAITDVAEMEGLEYFLFKYPRQDIGRHDVTAYQLRTLLFNLAAVFGVIEVNGITIFGEFGGKGGLNELKLVFPAENRAYHEFEFHLKLSRKLMRIMG; translated from the coding sequence GTGAAGGGGACTAGCGAGATTATAGAGAAGCCGGAGCTCCAGATACTCCTCAACGTTCTGGGGGACATCAGGGTAGGTTATCCGCTCTACGGGCTGTCCCTGCTGAGGGCAGAGCCGGCGGAAACCGGCTACCGTGTTGAGCTCACGGTAAAGAGGCGGGAGTTCAACGAGAGGGTTCCCGAGCATCTCTCACATGAACTCCCCACCTGGACGGACTTCTACGAATGTTTCATCTCCGCGGGAATCGTGAGGTACGCGAACATCGATGAGTTCGTCCAGAACCTTGAACTCTACGAGAGGCTCAAGAAGGGCGTGGCCTTCGCCCCGGACACCAACCTCTTCTACCACCGCTTCATCTCGGGCTTCAAGCCCCTCGACAGGTACCAGATAGTCGTGGCGGAGGGCGTGAAGAAAGAGATAGAGAACGCCATGAACTACAAGTACCGGCACAGGGAGCTGGAGGAAATCAGGCGCGAGGTGAGAAACGGAAGCCTTCTCCGGGAGTTCAGCAACAGGCGGACGAAGAGGAGCAGGAAGGCCGCTTACATAGCCCTCAAAGAGTTTGAGAGGCTAAAGGACAGGATAATCATAGCCGAGAGCATTAAGGAGCAGGCCCACAACAACGATGAGATAATAGTGAAGTCCCTGAAGCACTACGACAACATGACGCCAACTCTTCTGGTCTTCCTAACGGCAGACATAGCGATAACCGACGTGGCCGAGATGGAGGGACTTGAGTACTTCCTCTTCAAGTATCCGCGCCAAGATATTGGGCGGCACGACGTTACAGCATACCAGCTCAGAACGCTCCTCTTCAACCTCGCGGCGGTCTTCGGCGTCATAGAGGTGAACGGAATAACGATTTTCGGCGAGTTCGGAGGCAAGGGCGGGCTGAACGAGCTGAAGCTGGTCTTCCCGGCGGAAAACAGGGCCTACCACGAGTTCGAGTTCCACCTAAAGCTGTCGAGAAAGCTGATGAGGATAATGGGGTAG
- a CDS encoding DUF2284 domain-containing protein, which translates to MKVLWEREIPADEIVVSPRPVWKCRSCPMYGRRPSCPPHIPDWREAREWVRHFRRALIVKFEIDMERFEDEKREALLYLLKREEELFREGKMYAMALFPGSCNLCDDCPFERGKPCRMPTRVRPSIDAVGIEIGNLVEINFSESVLYGMVLIE; encoded by the coding sequence ATGAAGGTGCTGTGGGAGAGGGAGATTCCTGCGGATGAGATAGTCGTCTCGCCCAGACCGGTCTGGAAGTGCCGCTCCTGTCCGATGTACGGCAGGAGGCCGAGCTGTCCTCCCCACATCCCGGACTGGAGGGAAGCGAGGGAGTGGGTGCGGCACTTCAGGAGGGCCCTGATAGTGAAGTTCGAGATAGACATGGAGCGCTTTGAAGACGAAAAGCGGGAAGCCCTCCTGTATCTCCTGAAGAGGGAGGAGGAGCTTTTCCGGGAGGGAAAGATGTACGCGATGGCGCTGTTTCCCGGCTCCTGCAACCTCTGCGACGACTGTCCCTTCGAGAGGGGCAAGCCGTGCAGAATGCCCACCAGGGTCAGACCGAGTATAGACGCGGTGGGCATCGAGATTGGGAACCTCGTGGAAATCAACTTCTCCGAAAGCGTTTTGTACGGGATGGTTCTAATTGAATAA
- a CDS encoding YbhB/YbcL family Raf kinase inhibitor-like protein, with amino-acid sequence MDLEIGSVFHNGEYIPVEFTCDGENVNPPIFMGHIDPAVKSLVIIMDDPDAPGGTFTHWIAWNIPPLGEIPKGVPKQAEVDAPVHVVQGRNDFGMIGYGGPCPPRGHGVHHYHFKVYGLDTTLNLRPGSGRKELEEAMKGHIVQWGELVGLYRRD; translated from the coding sequence ATGGACCTTGAGATAGGTTCGGTGTTTCACAACGGGGAGTACATACCCGTTGAGTTCACATGCGATGGAGAGAACGTTAATCCCCCGATATTCATGGGGCACATAGACCCCGCTGTCAAGAGCCTGGTCATCATAATGGACGACCCCGATGCCCCGGGTGGAACCTTCACCCACTGGATAGCGTGGAACATTCCGCCCCTTGGTGAGATACCCAAGGGTGTACCAAAACAGGCGGAGGTTGATGCCCCCGTTCATGTTGTTCAGGGACGCAACGATTTCGGAATGATAGGCTACGGTGGCCCGTGTCCGCCGAGGGGTCACGGGGTGCACCACTATCACTTCAAGGTTTACGGCCTTGACACGACGCTCAACCTCAGGCCCGGCTCCGGAAGAAAGGAATTAGAGGAGGCCATGAAGGGCCACATCGTTCAGTGGGGAGAACTCGTTGGTCTGTACAGACGGGACTGA
- a CDS encoding glutaredoxin domain-containing protein — protein MNKFGAVVLIILLVGFAAGCISNGSNTSTETTSTTNPEYVVVNGTKIYFNEIHFYMYGMKTCPHCHKMREEIPATYGDGSLTYYELVNNEENTKLFQEVYQTTGIQGVPAIAITYNGTLYAVLEGEFNVTATPEIIYAAMEHNGVLLFVGGNAYILPRDKGDSVKVIDKLYALFVEHKMPSEASNSTSG, from the coding sequence ATGAATAAATTTGGTGCGGTGGTCCTTATCATACTCCTTGTGGGATTTGCGGCCGGCTGCATTTCGAATGGCAGCAACACGAGCACCGAAACGACTTCCACCACCAACCCAGAATACGTTGTCGTGAACGGTACTAAAATATATTTCAATGAGATTCACTTTTACATGTACGGCATGAAGACGTGTCCCCACTGTCATAAAATGAGAGAAGAGATTCCGGCCACTTACGGCGATGGCAGCCTGACCTATTATGAACTCGTGAACAATGAGGAGAACACGAAACTCTTCCAGGAGGTATACCAGACAACGGGCATTCAGGGTGTTCCTGCAATAGCGATAACCTACAATGGGACGCTTTACGCCGTACTCGAAGGGGAGTTCAACGTTACCGCGACCCCTGAGATAATCTATGCCGCAATGGAGCACAATGGTGTTCTTCTCTTCGTGGGTGGCAATGCGTACATACTGCCCCGCGACAAGGGAGACTCGGTTAAGGTGATAGATAAACTGTACGCGCTCTTCGTTGAGCACAAAATGCCCTCTGAAGCTTCAAACTCCACATCTGGCTGA
- a CDS encoding cytochrome c biogenesis protein CcdA produces MRSEIKGLALIVLASFGISSLALWALGMTSFIPQFFTLAMTDSINPCTFVIYTMLLIALSVREISKRRLYLIGAAFIAAVYMSYYLLGVGLLYFAGYLPLWVAGVAAIIFGVYTIATGLMEKSRIADKKGVKRRIFSSDATAIGAFTLGVIVSTTLLPCSAGSYLVYAIIISKAGKALAFLLLALYNLVFVLPLVIILLAMGSVTESKRFSQAMVRRGRELSVIAGILLIAIGVWVLTGASL; encoded by the coding sequence ATGAGGAGTGAGATAAAGGGTCTGGCGCTCATAGTCCTTGCATCCTTCGGGATAAGCTCCCTGGCACTGTGGGCACTGGGCATGACCAGCTTCATCCCCCAGTTCTTCACCCTTGCGATGACTGACTCCATAAACCCGTGCACGTTCGTCATATACACCATGCTCCTCATAGCCCTCTCGGTCAGGGAGATTTCCAAGAGACGGCTCTACCTCATAGGTGCCGCTTTCATAGCCGCCGTTTACATGTCCTACTACCTGCTGGGCGTCGGCCTGCTCTATTTCGCCGGCTACCTGCCCCTGTGGGTCGCGGGAGTTGCCGCGATAATCTTTGGGGTCTACACCATAGCAACCGGGCTGATGGAGAAGTCGCGCATAGCTGACAAAAAGGGCGTCAAGAGGAGGATATTCAGCAGCGACGCAACCGCCATTGGGGCTTTTACGCTTGGAGTTATAGTCTCGACAACCCTCCTTCCATGTTCCGCGGGCAGTTACCTCGTTTACGCGATAATAATCTCAAAGGCAGGCAAGGCGCTCGCTTTCCTCCTGCTGGCCCTGTACAACCTGGTGTTCGTGCTTCCGCTGGTGATCATACTGCTTGCCATGGGGAGCGTCACGGAGAGCAAGCGCTTCTCCCAGGCGATGGTGAGGAGGGGCAGGGAGCTTTCGGTCATAGCCGGGATACTGCTGATAGCCATCGGAGTCTGGGTTCTTACGGGCGCCTCACTCTAA
- a CDS encoding thioredoxin family protein — protein sequence MDELEMIRRKKMLELMKKAGMMEVKPKRKVVIEVITSPGCPYCPIAWAMAQELERKYEGVIARELSVATPEGQRKAMEHNIMGTPTILIDNRVEFIGVPNFAEFERRVREKLGLE from the coding sequence ATGGACGAGCTTGAGATGATAAGGAGAAAGAAGATGCTCGAACTCATGAAGAAGGCGGGAATGATGGAGGTCAAGCCGAAGAGAAAGGTAGTCATCGAGGTCATAACGTCACCCGGCTGTCCATACTGCCCGATAGCCTGGGCAATGGCTCAGGAGCTTGAGAGAAAATACGAGGGCGTCATAGCGAGGGAACTGAGCGTGGCCACTCCCGAAGGCCAGAGGAAAGCCATGGAGCACAACATAATGGGAACTCCCACGATACTCATAGACAACAGGGTGGAGTTCATTGGAGTTCCGAACTTTGCCGAATTCGAGAGAAGGGTGAGAGAAAAGCTGGGTTTAGAGTGA
- a CDS encoding ArsR family transcriptional regulator codes for MKTNAFEVASRYVYPSLRRRLVEILYENGLKQTEIAQLLHITQSAVSRYLRMDRGALMDVSQFPDIDNELRSFADEIIKKKPSEYKVHRKLVEISVEMLGKGYVCQFHSKIDPEVNPAECSVCLELFG; via the coding sequence ATGAAGACCAACGCTTTCGAAGTGGCCTCGCGCTACGTGTATCCCTCACTCAGGCGGAGGCTTGTTGAGATACTCTACGAAAACGGCCTGAAGCAGACCGAGATAGCCCAGCTTCTCCACATAACCCAGTCGGCGGTTTCCCGCTATCTCCGGATGGACAGGGGCGCATTGATGGACGTTTCCCAGTTTCCAGACATAGATAACGAGCTTCGTTCATTTGCCGACGAGATCATTAAGAAAAAACCGAGTGAGTACAAGGTACACAGGAAGCTGGTGGAAATCTCCGTCGAGATGCTTGGAAAGGGATACGTCTGCCAGTTCCATTCAAAAATCGATCCAGAGGTGAATCCCGCGGAATGCAGCGTATGCCTCGAACTTTTCGGCTGA
- the hcp gene encoding hydroxylamine reductase: MIKVPENLDMLCNQCSMSLAGGCTVRGVCGKDPDLNSLQEALLYGIKGTAAYYYHALEVGYDDPRIGHFLAEALYSTLTNVNFDKNRFLELILENGRVHLEAMKLLDKAYVETFGRPEPVEVPTGTADGHGILVTGHSYKALHELLRQIEEMGLEEELKVYTHAEMFPAHAYPELRKFKALYGNWGGSWLYQKKEFAEFPGVILGTSNCVQQPTKAYQDRIFTVGIAGLEGVPHIEDYNFEPLIKRALETPKMQAYDGGKLLTGFHHTNVLAMKDKLIELIQEGKIRHIFVVGGCDTPHKGMGYYERLTELIPKDALILSAACGKFRYNRRNYGEIEGIPRFLDFGQCNNVYSIIEIAIALANELGTDVNSLPVSIVLSWMEQKAIAILYSLLYLGIKGIYIGPKPPEFLTQGVFEILRRQFDLRLIGDPEADLRDMLSRGTKVEEGSPLAEELD, encoded by the coding sequence ATGATAAAGGTGCCTGAGAATTTGGACATGCTCTGCAACCAGTGCTCGATGAGTCTGGCCGGAGGATGTACGGTAAGGGGAGTCTGCGGTAAAGACCCCGACCTCAACTCGCTCCAGGAGGCCCTTCTGTACGGTATAAAGGGAACCGCGGCCTACTACTACCACGCCCTTGAGGTCGGCTACGACGACCCTAGAATAGGTCACTTTTTGGCTGAGGCGCTTTACTCGACCCTGACCAACGTGAACTTCGACAAAAACCGCTTCCTTGAGCTTATCCTCGAAAACGGAAGGGTTCACCTTGAGGCCATGAAGCTCCTCGACAAAGCTTACGTTGAAACCTTCGGAAGGCCTGAGCCGGTTGAAGTTCCGACCGGAACGGCCGACGGGCACGGCATACTCGTTACCGGCCACAGCTACAAAGCCCTGCACGAACTCCTCAGGCAGATTGAAGAGATGGGCCTTGAGGAAGAGCTCAAGGTTTACACCCACGCGGAGATGTTCCCAGCCCATGCATACCCCGAGCTGAGGAAGTTCAAAGCGCTTTACGGCAACTGGGGAGGCTCGTGGCTCTACCAGAAGAAGGAATTCGCGGAGTTTCCGGGAGTGATCCTGGGAACAAGCAACTGTGTCCAGCAGCCGACGAAGGCGTATCAGGATAGAATCTTCACCGTCGGAATAGCGGGCCTTGAGGGAGTTCCCCACATCGAGGACTACAACTTCGAGCCGCTCATAAAGCGCGCCCTTGAGACGCCGAAGATGCAGGCTTACGACGGCGGAAAGCTCCTCACCGGCTTCCACCACACTAACGTCCTCGCCATGAAGGACAAACTGATAGAGCTCATCCAGGAGGGCAAGATAAGGCACATCTTCGTCGTGGGCGGCTGTGATACGCCGCACAAGGGCATGGGCTACTACGAGAGGCTCACCGAGCTGATTCCAAAGGATGCGCTGATACTCTCCGCGGCATGCGGCAAGTTCCGCTACAACAGGCGCAACTACGGCGAAATCGAGGGGATTCCGAGGTTCCTCGACTTCGGCCAGTGCAACAACGTGTACTCAATAATCGAGATTGCAATAGCACTCGCGAACGAGCTCGGAACGGATGTGAACTCCCTGCCGGTAAGCATAGTTCTGAGCTGGATGGAGCAGAAGGCCATAGCGATACTCTACTCGCTCCTCTACCTGGGAATCAAAGGCATCTACATCGGACCGAAGCCGCCGGAGTTTCTGACTCAGGGGGTCTTTGAAATCCTTAGGAGGCAGTTTGACCTCAGGCTTATCGGTGACCCGGAGGCTGACCTCAGGGACATGCTGAGCAGGGGAACAAAGGTAGAAGAGGGTTCGCCCCTCGCTGAGGAGCTTGATTGA
- a CDS encoding DUF1858 domain-containing protein, with translation MMLDVRGLQPPQPAVMIIQSLGKLQVGETLEVIGDKPFVDMLGKLEEAGYRVELKEVGGAFVLRITKTENSKELTMEVKECDDKLDKITEETNVGKLLKTYPESLKILVKYGFSPLENPEMRKTLARTITLRDAKRLIGMNDEKFKEMMEELKGLEKKK, from the coding sequence ATGATGCTTGACGTTCGTGGGTTACAGCCTCCCCAGCCGGCGGTTATGATAATCCAGTCCCTCGGAAAGCTTCAGGTGGGGGAAACGCTTGAAGTCATAGGCGACAAGCCCTTCGTTGACATGCTGGGAAAACTTGAGGAAGCCGGTTATCGGGTTGAACTGAAAGAAGTTGGCGGGGCATTCGTGCTCAGGATAACCAAGACCGAGAACTCCAAGGAGCTTACGATGGAAGTCAAGGAGTGCGACGATAAGCTGGACAAAATAACGGAGGAAACCAACGTGGGCAAGCTCCTAAAGACCTATCCGGAATCCCTCAAAATCCTGGTGAAGTACGGCTTCTCGCCCCTTGAGAATCCCGAGATGAGAAAGACCCTCGCGAGGACGATAACCCTGAGGGATGCCAAGAGACTCATCGGAATGAACGACGAGAAGTTCAAAGAGATGATGGAAGAACTGAAAGGGCTGGAAAAGAAAAAGTAA
- a CDS encoding DUF438 domain-containing protein translates to MTELLKNREYKKEQLKKLLLRIHAGEDVNKLKDEFRQVLSGISPLEIPIIEQELVKEGISAKDIAKMCDLHVELFREAVAGTEELEEKDLPDGHPLKTLYLENKEIMKDAEMLNLYARTLATTKDERMRKEILGVLEEIVGNLRKVGFTHYNREEMLTFPYIERRGLTAIATVLWTKHDEIRFMIKRLAELLRKRDEIPWEEFVERFKEKAGEASFALSDMVFRENNIYYPTLRALLTDGEWKAIRMQEDEIGYYKVNPPAWDPGEDVKPLHPWEIDPELSVEELLNLPKEVQQALKGRPLEFDKSQLMREGDIDLGTGFVSLEELKAIFEALPVDVTFIDKDDRVRFFSPGERIFTRTPSVLGRPVQLCHPPKSVHIVNKILKAFKEGRKKEATFWLRLGPKYVYIKYVPLFDKEGNYLGTLEMTMDIEPYKRIEGEKRLLDWRD, encoded by the coding sequence ATGACTGAGTTGCTGAAGAATCGCGAATACAAGAAGGAGCAGCTGAAGAAGCTTCTCCTTAGAATTCACGCGGGAGAGGACGTGAATAAACTCAAGGACGAATTCCGCCAGGTTTTGAGCGGCATTTCACCCCTTGAGATTCCAATCATAGAGCAGGAGCTCGTGAAGGAGGGAATCTCCGCTAAGGACATAGCGAAGATGTGCGACCTGCACGTTGAGCTGTTCAGGGAAGCGGTTGCCGGAACGGAGGAGCTTGAGGAGAAAGACCTGCCCGACGGACACCCGCTCAAGACGCTCTACCTCGAAAACAAGGAGATAATGAAGGACGCCGAGATGCTCAACCTCTACGCGAGGACTTTGGCAACCACCAAGGACGAGCGCATGAGGAAGGAAATCCTCGGTGTCCTGGAGGAGATAGTGGGCAACCTCAGAAAGGTCGGCTTCACCCACTACAACCGGGAGGAGATGCTCACCTTCCCGTACATCGAGCGCCGCGGTCTGACCGCGATAGCGACGGTTCTCTGGACGAAGCACGACGAGATAAGGTTCATGATAAAGAGGCTTGCCGAGCTTTTGAGGAAGAGGGACGAGATTCCCTGGGAGGAGTTCGTTGAACGCTTTAAGGAAAAGGCCGGCGAGGCTTCATTCGCGCTGAGCGACATGGTCTTCAGGGAGAACAACATCTACTACCCAACCCTCAGGGCGCTGCTCACAGATGGCGAGTGGAAGGCAATAAGAATGCAGGAGGATGAGATCGGTTATTACAAGGTCAACCCCCCCGCTTGGGACCCCGGCGAGGACGTTAAACCGCTCCATCCATGGGAAATCGACCCTGAACTGAGCGTCGAGGAACTTTTGAACCTTCCAAAGGAGGTTCAGCAGGCATTGAAGGGCAGGCCGCTGGAATTCGACAAGTCTCAGCTCATGAGAGAGGGCGACATCGACCTCGGAACGGGCTTCGTCAGCCTGGAAGAGCTGAAGGCGATATTCGAGGCCCTTCCGGTCGATGTGACCTTCATCGACAAGGACGACCGCGTTCGCTTCTTCTCTCCGGGCGAGAGAATATTCACAAGAACCCCCTCCGTGCTCGGGAGGCCCGTCCAGCTCTGCCACCCGCCGAAGAGCGTCCACATAGTCAACAAGATACTCAAGGCATTCAAGGAGGGCAGAAAGAAGGAGGCAACCTTCTGGCTCAGGCTCGGACCGAAGTACGTTTACATAAAATACGTGCCTCTCTTTGACAAGGAGGGCAACTATCTGGGAACCCTTGAAATGACCATGGACATCGAGCCGTATAAAAGGATTGAGGGCGAGAAGAGACTGCTGGACTGGAGGGATTGA
- a CDS encoding cupin domain-containing protein: MIVVRVEDAPRVDNPHGVDVRKLMDEKSAQIFYITLKPGESLKRHTTPVDAFIYVLKGRGIVEVGDERAEVKKGTAVYLPKEVPHAVSNGGSLDMTFLVIKVM; the protein is encoded by the coding sequence ATGATAGTTGTTAGGGTTGAAGACGCCCCGCGGGTTGACAACCCCCACGGAGTGGACGTGAGAAAGCTGATGGATGAGAAAAGTGCCCAGATATTTTACATAACCCTGAAGCCGGGGGAGAGCCTGAAGAGACACACAACGCCGGTTGATGCGTTCATCTATGTCCTTAAGGGCAGGGGCATCGTAGAGGTCGGTGATGAGAGGGCAGAGGTTAAGAAGGGAACCGCCGTATATCTCCCGAAGGAAGTGCCGCACGCGGTCTCCAACGGGGGAAGCCTCGACATGACATTCCTCGTTATCAAGGTGATGTAA
- a CDS encoding Xaa-Pro peptidase family protein, translating into MRGNPEIFKRRVERFQELLRENEIDGAVIRTLSSFIYFTGTKWLRPSLLIPAEGEPVVYVVKGEAELFREKSWIENVVEFQKVEDLMAGVVSWIHRNGMSRVGLEFGVERDAYLIFLKIFERLNPTIEIVDVLDLTMSLRMVKDDWELDNIRKAGKIAVKGMKVAEEVIKPGLSELEIAAEVVKELMLNGSEDPKVYVSTTPRAHAEPFRDLRVPENGVVTVVIGADWNSYYANMARTFIVGEPGERVRRAIEVKEEAYRIALEETKVGVPLSAVEKKLANFFKEKGFADAYIAGYTHGVGLLIEEPPIATIVVPQRAAKVQENMVLTVIHSPLMIPEGAIKHEDTYIVKKDGLERVT; encoded by the coding sequence ATGCGCGGAAATCCTGAAATTTTCAAAAGACGGGTGGAGCGCTTTCAGGAACTCCTCAGGGAGAACGAGATAGATGGAGCGGTTATCAGAACCCTTTCCAGCTTCATATATTTCACCGGAACCAAGTGGCTCAGGCCGAGCCTCCTCATCCCGGCGGAGGGCGAACCCGTGGTTTACGTCGTCAAAGGTGAGGCGGAGCTTTTCAGGGAGAAGAGCTGGATTGAAAACGTTGTGGAGTTCCAAAAGGTAGAGGACCTTATGGCCGGTGTCGTAAGCTGGATCCACAGGAACGGGATGAGCAGGGTCGGCCTTGAGTTTGGCGTTGAGAGGGACGCCTACCTGATATTCCTCAAGATATTCGAGCGCCTCAACCCCACGATTGAGATAGTTGACGTTCTTGACCTCACAATGAGCCTGAGGATGGTGAAGGATGACTGGGAACTGGACAACATCAGGAAGGCAGGGAAGATAGCCGTTAAGGGAATGAAGGTCGCCGAGGAGGTCATAAAGCCCGGACTGAGTGAGCTTGAGATAGCGGCGGAGGTAGTCAAGGAGCTCATGCTCAACGGAAGCGAGGATCCCAAGGTCTACGTTTCAACTACGCCCAGGGCTCATGCCGAACCGTTCCGCGACCTGAGGGTTCCGGAGAACGGCGTCGTTACCGTCGTCATCGGGGCGGACTGGAACAGCTATTATGCTAACATGGCCAGAACCTTCATCGTTGGAGAGCCGGGCGAAAGGGTCAGAAGGGCCATTGAAGTCAAGGAAGAGGCCTACAGGATTGCGCTTGAGGAAACTAAGGTTGGAGTTCCACTGAGCGCCGTCGAGAAGAAGCTCGCGAACTTCTTTAAGGAGAAGGGATTCGCCGACGCTTACATAGCCGGCTACACCCACGGTGTCGGCCTTCTCATCGAGGAGCCGCCTATAGCGACGATAGTCGTCCCCCAGAGGGCCGCAAAGGTTCAGGAAAACATGGTTCTGACGGTTATCCACTCGCCGCTGATGATTCCGGAGGGCGCGATAAAGCACGAAGACACTTACATCGTCAAAAAGGATGGGCTTGAGAGGGTAACCTGA
- a CDS encoding FeoA family protein produces MRLDEVPVGSTVRVRKLCGGPILKFMEMGVLPGTEVRVLKKAPLGDPIEVELRGYRLSLRKEEAECLEVVPCGSP; encoded by the coding sequence ATGCGGCTGGACGAAGTTCCCGTCGGTTCGACCGTCAGGGTAAGGAAGCTCTGCGGGGGCCCGATACTGAAGTTCATGGAGATGGGGGTGCTCCCGGGAACTGAAGTGAGGGTTCTCAAGAAGGCGCCGCTCGGTGACCCGATAGAGGTGGAGCTCCGGGGCTACCGCCTGTCGCTCAGGAAGGAGGAAGCGGAGTGCCTGGAGGTGGTTCCCTGTGGTTCCCCTTAA
- a CDS encoding FeoA family protein encodes MVPLNFIEPGRRVRLVRVWGRGISERLAEMGLHPGSDLRVVRNSFSGPLVVEVKGVQVALGRGVSSRIYVEVIGE; translated from the coding sequence GTGGTTCCCCTTAACTTTATCGAGCCGGGGAGGCGCGTCAGGCTCGTCAGGGTCTGGGGGAGGGGAATATCCGAAAGGCTCGCCGAGATGGGCCTCCACCCAGGAAGCGACCTCAGAGTGGTAAGAAACAGCTTCTCCGGCCCCCTCGTTGTCGAGGTCAAGGGCGTTCAGGTGGCGCTCGGCAGGGGCGTTTCCTCAAGAATCTACGTTGAGGTGATCGGGGAATGA